DNA sequence from the Oncorhynchus clarkii lewisi isolate Uvic-CL-2024 chromosome 9, UVic_Ocla_1.0, whole genome shotgun sequence genome:
TAATGTTTCACAGAGAAGGTGTTCTGCTGTTCAGTTTTGCCTTTAAGAgcacaatgaataagattacatggacaagaGGGACCTAATCCAAGATCAGCGATCCTATTCTGAGAGGTTTAATGAATACAGGCCCAGTATGTTGGGAGTCATGACCAATAGGGGACATGTGAAAATGCATACGGAGGGAACTCCTTCTATAGGTCATTTCCCAAATGTGTGATGTCTGAAATCCTTCCCGAAAGATATTTCCTTGTGCTGCATTTCATGAAAATACAAACTTGTGTTGACATGTTGTTCATATGGAATGACATTTTAACCTACTTTAATGCTTTATAATTGCTGTAAGCCTTATTTATCTCTGTGGCGCCCAGTCTGGGACATAGACATATATTAGTCCATGGGCCAGCAGGCCAAATTTCACATATTTATTTACTTTAGGCTAGCTAAATCTAATTATGATTTTCATTAAGGTCCATGTCTGTGGGTTATATTTTCATATAATACCCATGCATCCGAGTTAACTAAATGTGGTTATCACTGGATTATATGTTATGACCCCTAGTCGGTTAGTTGGGCAAACAGGATTGAGGGAATGAAATGTAATTTTCTATTATCAGGAAACAATCTCAAGCTAAGGCAATTTGATATGTTTATAACTCCATAATACAACGCATATTAAGGTATGAAACGATTAGAATGGTATTGACACCCCCTAAGGTGGGCTCATAGGTCATACATGAATGCATTTTGGGGTATATCGAGCCAGAATGGACAGCATTGGGATGGTCTCTGTTATTGGTATTGGGATGGTACCCTAGATGATAACTACACCAAATTTCACACAGAAACGTTTTACACTATATAGGGTGATCAGAAATCTTGTCTGTAATCAGTCCCATCAGCCTATTTTCAACATGAGGAAGAACAGCATACATTTTTCATGGTCATAACTGATTAAATAATTGGTGTAAAAATACCAATAATGTCTAAAAACGTCcgtcattctatagctagagaaCTCTTGTTATCTCCATGAGTGATACgtttaaaaaaaacgtatttaacTGTTGTGGTCTAATACTGTATTTTTGCTAGCTAGGGCCATCTACTTTAAGTGCTGCCTGTCTTCCCAGTGGCCTACTTGGTGTGTTAACTACTGACTGCTCATAATTTGCAGATAATCCTGGTTAAtgtccagaccatctctggagaccttctcctattcctcacttccctcatcaactcatccctgaccaatGGCTGCgaccctctgacttcaaaatggcttttgctcccctcctcaagaaaccaacactcaactcatctgacgtcaaaaactatagacctgtatcccttctttctttctttctttctttctttctttctttctttctttctttctttccagaACACTTGAGCATGCTGGAATGGAATGCAATACAGTATGACAGCTGAAGAAAGGCTTGTGTGCAGGTGAGAAGTTGTTTGTTTAGGTGCTGTGCACATCGCCCTCAATGCGCATCTTCTCCTTTACTACCACTGGATGattctctgtctccttcctttTCAGTTTTACCAGCATGATCTCAGTACTGACTTCATATCGACTGAGACTATGTATGAAACCCATGTTGGGAGAAACTTTTACAAGAATTTGAGCGTGCAGGAATAAAGACGTGAAACTCACACAACAAAATAAGTTTTCAGTAAAAACACATTTAATTGTTTGGTAGCAAAAACAGCACCTCAGGCAACGGTGGGAAGCTTCTTTGGGgtccaacagaacacaacagggAAGACATGCACTACTATCTAGCATAGCAGACATTTTAGACAGGTTGACCAAGAACACTGGTGCTGCACTGTCACATTCACACCCACTCTGAGCAACGCTTGTCATGGACAGAACACATTATCATCCATGTCATGCCACTGAACTCAGAGAATGGCCCTCTTTACAGTTATCAGGGTTGCAGAGGTTTGGACAGAATGTTCTACAAGTTGCAACTTCATTTTTTTGCTAATTTCCTGCAAGCACTTAGTTTTAGTACAGAATTAGAAAAGGCATAAGACATACAGTATGAACAAGAAAAATATTCTGTGGTCCCCTTAAAATCTTTGGTTGGATTAAAACTGTTTATTGCTTAACAGCCACATTTATATTTGTGCTCACGTAACATTGTTTGCCTTTGACTTTAATTGTTACACTGTAGTGGAATGGTGATCAAGAGAGTAGACAAGAGGGCATTATCCAGCCGCTCAATCATCAACCACTTCGGAGGACTCGGAGACAACTTTTCCGTCCTTGGTCTCGATCATCTTGATGACGACACTCTTCTTGTTCTGGGTGGTGACGTTGGAGGTGCTGCCGCCACCGTAGCCGCTACCGGAGCTGTAGTTGCTGCCACTGTATCCACCGCCGTATCCACTGCCGTATCCACCGCCAAAACCACCGCCGAAACCACTGGAGTAGCCACTGCTGTAGGTGCTGTTAGCACTCTCCATAGGGAAGGAGTTGTAGCTTGCTGTAaggtgacacagagagagagacaactggtGAATACAGGTTGGCTTAACATGAATATCATGGATGTTTTTAAATGCACCACAAAACAGAAGGTGAAAAACACTGGGTTTTATTTTGATAaatgtgtctgctaaatggtGTGAGGAAGGCATGTACTTACAGCTCTGTTTGGAGATGTTGATGGACTGAATACCAGTTGCTATCCTGGTTGTGAAAAGAAGACAAATTGAAAATGTTAGTTTCTGGTAATATACAGTATTTTCATtgctatataatactgtactttCAAGCTGAGGTGTACTATTTTCATGGTTATATCtcacctgtcctcctctccctccagcagCTTCCTGTAGGTGGCGATCTCAATGTCCAGGGCCAGTTTGACGTTCATCAGCTCCTGGTATTCTCTGATCTGCCGGGCCATGTCCTGCTTGGCTCTCTGGAGGGCATCCTCCAGGTCCCTGATGCGGAGCTTGGCATCCTTCACCGCCATCTCCCCGCGCTCCTCAGCCTCGGCGATCTGGTTCTCCAGGTTGGCACGCTAACACAAGACGAAGACACGGCATGTCATCATTTCTGCTTATAATCAAATTCTTAATGCCTTTGGGAAATAGTATATTCTGTCAACATCACGTGAGTCTACATGCCACAAATCTAACACTTAAGATAAGATTGTACTTTATTAGCACTGAGAGTCTTGGTTGTGTACCTGTCCCTTGACCGAGTCGATCTCAGACTGCAGTCTCTGGATCATACGGTTCAGATCAGCGATCTCTGTCTTGGTGGATCGCAGGTCATCTCCATATCTGGTGGCAGATGTCTGCATCTCCTCATACTAAACATCCAACAGGAAGAAAGAAGAGGGTTCGTTAGTGATTCATGGTCAGTGTGGAAAACACGTGACTTTACATCAACCTTTTCAGTGTACTGAAAGGCTATTAGCAGCCCTGAACATAGATGCCAAAGGGAGAAACCATGTTTATCTACTATAGAGGAGCCCATTACTATACCTTGCTCTTGTACCATGTCTCGGCCTCAGCCCGGCTCTTGTTGGCGATGTCCTCATACTGGGCACGTACTTCAGCCACAATGGAGTCCATGTCCAGGTTACGGCTGTTGTCCATCTCAACCACCACTGAGGTGTCCTTGATCTGGCCCTGCAACTCACGCAgctcctggagagagagaaggagagagagagaaggagaaagagacagaccatCAAACACTTGGTCTATTACAGACAAGACTTTCAGACTTCA
Encoded proteins:
- the LOC139416892 gene encoding keratin, type II cytoskeletal 8-like codes for the protein MSVRKTTSYTVKSSSSGAAPRSFSSMSYSGPSQGASRQSYSARSSYGGANRGMGGGFGAGGGGGSYISSSSAYGGGMGLGMGMGMGMGMGGGVHAPITAVQVNKSLLAPLNLAIDPNIQIVRTNEKEQIKGLNNRFASFIDKVRFLEQQNKMLETKWNLLQGQTTTRSNIDAMFEAYISNLRRQLDGLGNDKMKLEADLHNMQGLVEDFKNKYEDEINKRTECENDFVLIKKDVDEAYMNKVELEAKLESLTDEINFLRQIYEEELRELQGQIKDTSVVVEMDNSRNLDMDSIVAEVRAQYEDIANKSRAEAETWYKSKYEEMQTSATRYGDDLRSTKTEIADLNRMIQRLQSEIDSVKGQRANLENQIAEAEERGEMAVKDAKLRIRDLEDALQRAKQDMARQIREYQELMNVKLALDIEIATYRKLLEGEEDRIATGIQSINISKQSSSYNSFPMESANSTYSSGYSSGFGGGFGGGYGSGYGGGYSGSNYSSGSGYGGGSTSNVTTQNKKSVVIKMIETKDGKVVSESSEVVDD